Proteins encoded by one window of Xylocopa sonorina isolate GNS202 chromosome 16, iyXylSono1_principal, whole genome shotgun sequence:
- the LOC143430979 gene encoding brefeldin A-inhibited guanine nucleotide-exchange protein 3: MEDLLLQIVRESSNAKLQNLRKSAQEAHDFLDKQQGLLRDPPHELRAKCLHTFQLALETKRSKFVAFGLLGLHKMLRDDRFQSPYEPEDDSLWLPAQMLHAMSSMLSQSDDTQTDMLKVLLQVACLSYWTMNGRLIIAILTTCCEAFENGNQAVRTAAQAATSQTLRSFCLFLDEECQEMEENAKKNKNVWERGVSCFNEALPILQYICSKLDEAQNNGRNGNTVVFLLECLHTLISSLPQKIHTNGHFTTFLWQKFCPALIAFLGTPRVDKTFTSREGKENEIGRGSGYLATSLSFDSHQAKTVYSIGTELVRLVGCVGPLRPVLESVFHRMLLYPPPQQRLESLKALKELLRSPSRMVDFAGPLLVEEDKSSHIQSDMALMRLAMDSIEESTTGGLSTLHASVSCVVAMLSALQELCEGKAINHTYTCAINSLYEDLESCDYKGPLTYQSMARLPKTYREQLELMKKGIGSDSDSSGHGPSEDGDSTDTEGPQNESDEVQEENSLEDTEYAIENERERLRLEKLPKCLHVGRQVADECNVDMERHNARKFVKTLKTDLIPMVLSLRSNIEVDEALQNFASEYCQGVFAAQQKMQEQTDTSTDSCALITIMNADGIYLATYAALLLNLKLIRIHYYHDDNHQVPISEEQFVEEVHGSGVLVYLSATWLSELYQQVLACNLLEKCGYNPHYTENSALINVLTDVDGIPGSQRGGQLLSDYIRLEKAQLSRSEPTSEAEAGAKLSRRVLTCCWRSMITVLTTGLNPPKEQNNKGILSRDGGRRGIRDTVVLSLEGLHKAAILSNILGLQNRCGSIFAQLVKAACTEQSISKITRTKDVLRLKLQNRATNIHTSHALSMDVLLGKGLELGSHGSDCWPHVFTCCLYVSKLEHDFFGRNQNPSLPKTQQKKEKKDNASGDAKGSQDRSKLNFNMADEEENCVDVYSFLSSPYTQNSSTDTIPEIIQESNADSQFNGILPADYAAKIICVLSQQVDRLFENAALKLNLRALCLFLTALCKASKAQLFKTTDGSKDNKRFWWRRSKPRENEMNVLLLARLGEVMLKCVKSGRPLIHIMRVWSILGPHFMEAACHKDRGISKKAVQCIHDSMAALLNEQIELPHFHFNEALFKPFENLLCLELCDSDVQDQIVSCICEFVETNRTEIRSGWRPLFGALRVASVGNSDSVESAPLLEVFRVFLSTDNTLVFANAALDCILCLLRHVRGIGDAEAHQDDQDQIDVAESRRMRLCVESLKYLLSCSDILASMYGMPACPIFHSAQRIQVSTIPQYVDPAIPNSELIRFDKHAESLQETIPERAHDILMENVDTITTLQSMDKPSGILRVWYILIEGLASATMICPKRYQPHTLETLFHLLRDTLNVPGPAFGLYCVNHLLLPMVQNWLRRTSKIFRGWDNFAPNFKQCCGLTTDLVVDYLTHLQGAEVVRNDAYLPAATLMLKQLLLVMAECVVQPTESIARLGCACIRHVLVSSGPLFTPEQWEVCGVACYRACSNSLQELHQLTMAFSPRTESFYGDVAQVKVAARRDATLEESERLRQLAAQVFLLEEQRNEDTSRRTDDKSYVFLLYPPSMGSTLNPDLYIVKVQLRALVVGLLVHQMLLHSIASVLLQGPDASFPSLSNVIPQSATPTSPKTLIPGFLSRLTSRHVDIFLSSLDLSYATALKFDSRPGLKFLVQKVADLPQPANLYRQAGVAWTIKIVALFELCLREIEATGASLETVKAILTSSPVGREYVKHSNIQKLTKYLRQLRITFEELCESYVEVVLDEDGRHTRVDSFSERKIFLLVAQPDDFPEIASRELSSDRTLATPGPVELPEDSEDTEDQVDQEDSEDIECYNPNLNDESGLEELGECEEDPRPFRLSDLVVEYSTDSGPQSEPETDDSRPVSRLGSVTENTVYPDRSGGASSEGYIDEKYSSITPAPLQLINADDHLFYKLDSLRRAESADSFGVSVLETKITDASFNYDGRSCLRKSRLERRRSDACLLTRKSALRFAEPIETEGFDKLSRFRSDSFRCRSVMELRNTAGSTVSSSSNELEMSPRVSPKIEEDDRSPKIFDNIDELLRDYERSKRGFRTNPFLRKEEQLDVEAQEFLAEESAFQRKTNVCKDSEAHRKAWAEMLSTILDWTLALSDDQLIPLLPVFVSGVRMLTRHAVDQVLKQRLSTLFHRIAVLYGLTSN, from the exons ACCCTACGAGCCAGAAGACGATTCCCTTTGGCTGCCCGCGCAAATGCTACACGCCATGAGCTCCATGCTGTCGCAATCGGACGATACTCAAACGGATATGCTAAAG GTTTTGTTACAAGTCGCTTGTCTATCATATTGGACGATGAATGGACGTTTGATAATCGCCATTCTGACTACCTGCTGCGAGGCTTTCGAAAATGGGAACCAAGCTGTGAGGACTGCCGCGCAGGCGGCAACCAGCCAAACGCTGCGGTCTTTCTGTCTGTTCCTAG ACGAGGAGTGCCAAGAGATGGAGGAGAACGCGAAGAAGAACAAGAACGTTTGGGAAAGAGGTGTCTCCTGTTTCAACGAGGCTCTGCCGATACTTCAGTACATCTGCAGCAAGCTGGACGAAGCTCAAAA CAATGGGAGAAACGGGAACACGGTGGTGTTTCTGCTCGAGTGTCTGCACACGTTGATCTCCTCGTTGCCGCAAAAGATTCATACCAATGGACACTTCACGACCTTCCTGTGGCAGAAGTTCTGCCCCGCGTTGATAGCTTTCCTGGGTACGCCAAGGGTCGACAAGACGTTCACTTCCAGAGAGGGAAAAGAGAACGAGATTGGAAGAGGATCCGGGTATCTGGCCACTTCCTTGAGTTTCGACAGCCATCAGGCGAAAACTGTGTACAG CATTGGAACGGAGTTGGTTCGATTGGTAGGCTGTGTGGGACCCCTTCGTCCGGTTTTGGAATCAGTATTCCATAGAATGCTGCTGTACCCGCCGCCTCAGCAACGTTTGGAATCACTGAAGGCCTTGAAGGAGCTTCTACGAAGCCCCAGCAGAATGGTCGACTTTGCTGGGCCATTGCTTGTAGAGGAGGACAAATCGAGCCACATTCAGAGCGACATGGCGTTGATGAGACT AGCGATGGACTCTATAGAAGAATCGACAACGGGTGGTTTGAGCACTTTGCACGCCAGCGTTTCTTGCGTGGTCGCGATGCTCTCTGCTCTTCAAGAATTATGCGAGGGGAAGGCCATCAACCATACATACACGTGCGCGATCAACAGTCTGTACGAGGACTTGGAATCCTGCGACTACAAAGGACCTCTGACTTACCAGAGCATGGCACGATTGCCAAAAACCTACAG AGAACAATTGGAGCTGATGAAGAAAGGAATAGGGTCCGACTCGGACTCCTCGGGGCATGGTCCATCGGAGGATGGCGATTCGACAGATACAGAAGGTCCTCAGAACGAATCTGACGAGGTGCAAGAGGAGAACAGCCTGGAGGACACAGAATACGCGATCGAGAACGAGAGGGAGAGGCTCAGGCTGGAGAAGTTGCCCAAGTGTCTTCACGTGGGTCGCCAAGTGGCGGACGAGTGCAACGTGGACATGGAGAGACACAACGCGAGGAAATTCGTGAAGACCCTGAAGACAGACCTGATCCCCATGGTTTTGAgtctgagaagcaatatcgaggTCGACGAGGCGCTGCAGAACTTTGCTTCGGAGTATTGCCAAG GAGTGTTCGCGGCCCAGCAAAAGATGCAGGAGCAGACTGACACCAGCACCGACTCGTGTGCCTTGATCACGATCATGAACGCTGACGGGATCTATTTAGCCACCTACGCAGCGCTGTTGCTGAACTTGAAGTTAATCAGGATCCATTATTATCACGATGATAATCATCAGGTTCCAATTAGCGAG GAACAATTCGTCGAGGAGGTGCACGGATCGGGAGTATTGGTCTACCTATCAGCCACATGGCTGTCTGAACTTTACCAGCAAGTTCTGGCTTGCAATCTGCTCGAGAAGTGTGGTTACAATCCGCATTACACGGAGAACAGCGCTCTGATAAACGTATTGACTG ATGTCGATGGGATACCTGGCAGCCAGAGAGGCGGACAGCTTCTGTCCGACTATATACGACTGGAGAAAGCTCAATTGTCTCGAAGTGAGCCCACGTCGGAAGCGGAAGCTGGCGCCAAGCTCTCGAGGAGGGTGTTGACGTGCTGCTGGCGAAGTATGATAACAGTTCTGACGACAGGGTTGAATCCTCCGAAGGAGCAGAATAATAAAGGAATTCTGAGCAGAGATGGTGGCAGAAGGGGCATCAGAGACACCGTGGTCTTGTCTTTGGAAGGTCTTCACAAAGCTGCGATCCTGAGCAACATACTTG GTCTGCAGAATCGATGCGGTTCCATCTTCGCCCAGCTGGTGAAAGCAGCCTGCACGGAGCAGTCCATCTCGAAGATCACGAGAACGAAGGATGTTCTTCGTCTGAAATTGCAGAACAGAGCGACTAACATTCATACGTCTCACGCTCTGAGCATGGACGTTTTATTGGGCAAAGGTTTGGAGCTTGGCAGCCACGGAAGCGACTGTTGGCCTCACGTTTTCAC GTGTTGCTTGTACGTGAGCAAATTGGAACACGATTTCTTCGGGAGGAACCAGAATCCATCGCTGCCAAAGACTCaacagaagaaggagaagaaggatAACGCTAGTGGCGATGCTAAGGGTAGTCAAGATCGATCGAAGCTGAATTTCAACATGGCTGACGAGGAAGAAAACTG CGTCGACGTGTACAGTTTTCTGTCGAGTCCGTACACGCAGAACTCCAGCACGGACACGATTCCAGAGATCATCCAGGAATCCAACGCGGACAGCCAGTTCAACGGGATCCTTCCTGCCGATTACGCGGCGAAGATCATTTGCGTTCTGTCTCAGCAAGTCGACAGACTCTTCGAGAACGCTGCTCTAAAGTTAAACCTGCGAGCGCTGTGCCTGTTCCTGACTGCTCTGTGCAAGGCTAGCAAAGCTCAGCTGTTCAAAACCACGGACGGTTCTAAAGACAATAAACGATTCTGGTGGAGAAGAAGCAAACCCCGGGAAAACGAGATGAACGTGCTGCTTTTGGCCAGATTGGGAGAAGTTATGTTAAAGTGCGTGAAGAGTGGAAGACCTCTGATTCACATAATGAGA GTGTGGAGCATCCTGGGACCGCACTTCATGGAGGCGGCCTGCCACAAGGATCGTGGCATCTCGAAGAAAGCGGTCCAGTGCATCCACGACTCGATGGCCGCTCTGCTGAACGAGCAGATAGAGCTGCCCCACTTCCACTTCAACGAAGCCCTGTTCAAGCCTTTCGAGAACCTATTGTGCCTAGAACTCTGTGACAGTGATGTTCAAGATCAA ATCGTCAGCTGCATCTGCGAGTTCGTCGAGACCAACCGAACGGAGATTCGATCCGGTTGGCGTCCGCTCTTCGGCGCTCTCCGCGTAGCCTCGGTCGGTAATTCAGATTCCGTCGAGTCCGCTCCTTTGCTGGAGGTTTTCAGGGTCTTCCTGTCGACGGACAACACGCTGGTCTTCGCCAACGCAGCGCTAGATTGCATCCTCTGCCTGTTGAGGCACGTGCGCGGTATCGGCGACGCGGAGGCCCACCAGGACGACCAGGATCAGATCGACGTGGCTGAATCCAGAAGGATGAGGCTGTGCGTCGAGAGCCTCAAGTACCTCCTCAGCTGCAGCGACATCCTGGCCTCGATGTACGGCATGCCAGCCTGCCCGATCTTCCATTCGGCTCAGAGGATCCAAGTCTCCACCATCCCCCAATACGTCGACCCAGCGATACCCAACTCAGAGCTGATCAGGTTCGACAAACACGCGGAGTCCCTGCAGGAGACCATCCCAGAGAGGGCCCACGACATTCTGATGGAGAACGTCGACACGATCACCACGTTGCAAAGCATGGACAAGCCCAGCGGCATCCTGAGGGTCTGGTACATCCTGATAGAGGGCCTGGCGAGCGCTACCATGATCTGCCCGAAACGGTACCAGCCTCACACCTTGGAGACCCTGTTTCATCTGCTGAGGGACACGCTGAACGTCCCTGGACCCGCGTTTGGGTTGTACTGCGTGAATCATCTGCTGCTGCCGATGGTCCAGAACTGGCTGAGGAGGACGTCGAAGATCTTCAGGGGTTGGGACAACTTCGCGCCCAATTTCAAGCAGTGCTGCGGCCTCACCACCGATCTGGTCGTCGATTACCTGACGCATTTGCAAG GAGCCGAGGTGGTCAGGAACGACGCCTATCTGCCAGCCGCGACGCTGATGCTGAAGCAGTTGCTGCTGGTGATGGCGGAATGCGTGGTCCAGCCCACGGAGAGCATAGCTCGCCTCGGTTGTGCCTGTATTAG GCACGTACTCGTGAGCAGCGGGCCGCTCTTCACCCCAGAACAATGGGAGGTCTGTGGTGTCGCCTGTTACCGTGCCTGCTCGAACTCCCTGCAAGAGCTGCACCAGCTGACCATGGCTTTCTCGCCGAGGACCGAGTCCTTTTACGGGGACGTCGCGCAGGTCAAGGTTgcggcgcgacgcgacgcgaccctCGAGGAGTCGGAGCGGCTGCGACAACTCGCCGCCCAG GTGTTCCTTCTGGAGGAACAGCGCAACGAAGATACCTCGAGAAGAACCGACGACAAGTcatacgtattcctcctctacccgCCCTCGATGGGCTCCACCCTGAATCCCGACCTTTATATCGTTAAAGTGCAGCTGAGAGCGTTGGTAGTCGGGCTGCTGGTCCATCAGATGCTTCTTCATTCCATCGCGAGTGTCCTGCTGCAAGGACCGGACGCGTCCTTTCCTAG TCTATCTAATGTAATACCACAATCAGCTACACCGACATCACCAAAAACCCTGATACCCGGTTTTCTGTCTCGCCTAACCAGCCGCCACGTGGACATATTCCTCTCGTCGTTGGATCTCTCATACGCGACCGCCTTGAAGTTCGACTCGCGTCCAGGCTTGAAGTTCCTGGTCCAGAAGGTGGCCGACTTGCCCCAGCCGGCGAACCTCTATCGCCAGGCTGGCGTCGCGTGGACAATCAAGATCGTCGCTCTCTTCGAGCTCTGTCTGCGCGAGATAGAGGCCACGGGTGCGTCCCTCGAGACCGTGAAAGCGATCCTAACGTCGAGCCCTGTGGGCAGAGAGTACGTCAAGCACTCGAATATTCAGAAACTGACCAAATACCTCAGACAGCTGCGCATCACCTTCGAGGAACTCTGCGAGAGCTACGTGGAGGTGGTGTTGGACGAGGATGGGAGGCACACCAGAGTGGACAGTTTCTCTGAGAGGAAGATATTCCTGTTGGTGGCACAGCCGGACGATTTTCCAGAGATCGCCAGCAGAGAATTGAGCAGCGACAGGACGCTGGCGACGCCTGGTCCCGTGGAGCTGCCAGAGGACTCCGAGGACACGGAAGACCAAGTGGATCAGGAGGACTCTGAGGACATCGAGTGCTACAATCCTAATCTGAACGACGAGAGCGGTTTGGAGGAGCTTGGCGAGTGCGAGGAAGATCCTAGGCCGTTCAGACTGTCCGATCTGGTGGTGGAATATTCTACTGACTCAGGGCCGCAGTCTGAACCGGAAACGGACGACTCCAGGCCAGTCTCCAGGCTTGGTTCCGTCACGGAGAACACTGTGTACCCTGACAGATCAGGAGGTGCTTCCAGCGAGGGTTACATCGACGAGAAATACAGCTCGATCACTCCAGCTCCTCTGCAATTGATCAACGCGGACGATCATCTGTTTTACAAGCTCGATTCGTTGAGGAGGGCAGAGTCAGCTGACTCGTTTGGAGTTTCCGTGTTGGAGACCAAGATTACTGACGCGAGTTTCAATTACGACGGTCGTAGTTGCCTGCGTAAATCAAGATTGGAGAGGAGACGAAGCGACGCTTGCTTGCTGACACGGAAAAGCGCTCTGAGATTCGCCGAGCCGATCGAAACGGAGGGTTTCGATAAACTGTCGCGTTTCCGCTCGGACAGCTTCAGATGCAGGTCTGTGATGGAGTTGAGGAACACGGCTGGGTCCACTGTGTCCAGCTCGTCGAACGAATTGGAGATGTCGCCTCGCGTCTCTCCGAAGATCGAGGAGGACGATCGTTCGCCAAAGATCTTCGACAATATCGACGAACTGCTGCGAGATTACGAGAGGAGCAAGCGTGGCTTCAGGACGAATCCGTTTCTAAGGAAGGAGGAACAGCTGGACGTCGAGGCGCAGGAGTTTCTGGCCGAGGAGTCGGCGTTCCAGAGGAAGACGAACGTCTGCAAGGACAGCGAGGCGCACAGGAAAGCTTGGGCGGAGATGTTGAGCACCATCTTGGACTGGACTCTGGCCTTGTCT GACGACCAACTGATCCCGTTGCTTCCTGTTTTCGTGAGCGGTGTGAGAATGCTGACGAGGCACGCGGTCGACCAGGTTCTGAAGCAACGACTGTCCACTCTGTTCCATCGAATCGCCGTGTTGTACGGGCTGACGAGCAATTAG